The Stratiformator vulcanicus genome has a segment encoding these proteins:
- the ccsA gene encoding cytochrome c biogenesis protein, translated as MATNAPVSDAHSDAQPPGEQPREHTLASVAPQVEQFLKPLASLKLTVVLFSLAVFIVFVGTLAQHRKDIWDVVHEYFRCFVAWITIKDLFPVSFFGDLGIPEVLNFGAFEVPVAFPFPGGWLIGGLMFVNLMAAHAVRFKVQTKGPRLIAGLVTIALGSLLTYVVVTGGMDSVGLSENERADWELIWNVFRGGLLAATVALIGLSVRAGLKLSSGGSKPQFWLLTLSSGLFAAATAMTFALGDISPSATRILWQLIKALLVSAVLFIGCWLAFKKRAGIVLLHAGVVLLMFSELLVGLFAEEAQMQIREGQTKSYVEDIREIELVVVDKSGEETDRVVAIPESKIRPGATISHPELPYDILVDRLLPNSRLRKAASVDAENPATTGEGTDWIAIETRMGTGVDTDSKADVASGYVTLLEKNSGEPVETHLVSAWLADNEADTFEVGDTTYAIDLRFRRGYRPFTVTLNDVKKEDYVGTSTPRNYESVIHLVDPDAGTDREIRVWMNNPLRYGGETFYQSGYFQDPSTGIEYTTLQVTKNEGWMLPYVSCVVVGFGMIAHFVISLLRFMGKRVRDVNVTMAAQLRNDEPSDVPESDPAAIRIAGWALPALIVIVLGGYALSKMAPPSAVDDGYDLYRFGQIPVIYQGRPKPIDTLARNSLRQVIGNYETYNVPLAGDEYRTEPAIQWLLDLIANPTKAAEHRVFRIDNLELLDTLGLKMRKGLRYSLSEFQDAIFPPPNEDGTPSGPSDFFKEAQSANEQKENDASGLTVYQRKVLDLARKISYVGMLRGSFEPQTDLLTRSIQMGQGVDGFETLHEQFKTDRQPPLSAVVTSTREAEEQEDGKTIVVEKIDKEWETLGYAEVKALLADFRAQQTGEQSPPAHPTVTGWRKVVGAYIDENPDKFNAAVDELLAASETLPPETTRKKLGFEAYFNHAAPFFNCFVLYLMAFGLTLVGWLFSAFRAGRPIQASAFWLIAFTMCVHSLALIGRMYISGRPPVTNLYSSAVFIGWGAVLMGLICERLFGMGFGNAVAASAGAATLLIAQSLAGDGDTFTVLQAVLDTQFWLATHVVCISTGYIATYVAGLFGVFYILTGILTPMLHRPAGTQTTKTIGQTLASMIYGITCAAIFFSFVGTVLGGLWADDSWGRFWGWDPKENGALMIVLWNALVLHARWDRVITDRGLAMLAIAGNIVVSWSWYGVNELGVGLHSYGFTEGVMLALGIFAASQLLLISFGFLPKSTWWSDRAAKMK; from the coding sequence ATGGCGACGAACGCGCCCGTCTCCGATGCACACTCCGACGCTCAGCCACCCGGCGAACAACCGCGCGAGCACACCCTCGCTTCGGTCGCCCCGCAAGTCGAACAGTTCTTAAAGCCGCTGGCTTCACTGAAGCTGACGGTCGTGTTGTTTTCGCTGGCCGTGTTCATCGTATTCGTGGGCACGCTTGCGCAGCACCGCAAGGACATCTGGGACGTCGTCCACGAATATTTCCGCTGCTTCGTCGCGTGGATCACGATCAAAGACCTGTTTCCCGTTTCGTTCTTCGGCGACCTCGGCATTCCCGAAGTCCTCAATTTCGGCGCGTTCGAAGTACCCGTCGCCTTCCCATTTCCCGGCGGTTGGCTGATCGGCGGATTGATGTTCGTCAACCTGATGGCCGCGCACGCCGTCCGCTTCAAGGTGCAGACGAAGGGGCCCCGGCTGATCGCAGGCTTGGTGACGATCGCTCTGGGGTCACTGTTAACGTATGTCGTCGTGACCGGCGGGATGGACAGCGTCGGCCTCTCTGAGAACGAACGTGCCGATTGGGAATTGATCTGGAACGTGTTTCGGGGAGGACTGCTTGCTGCCACCGTCGCCCTGATCGGATTGTCGGTTCGTGCGGGGCTCAAGCTCTCCTCAGGCGGTTCCAAGCCGCAATTCTGGCTGCTCACGCTCTCATCCGGACTCTTCGCTGCGGCGACGGCGATGACGTTCGCCCTCGGCGATATTTCTCCCTCCGCGACACGAATTTTATGGCAGCTCATCAAGGCGCTGCTCGTTTCGGCGGTCCTGTTCATCGGCTGTTGGCTGGCGTTCAAAAAACGCGCGGGCATCGTGCTGCTGCACGCCGGCGTTGTGCTCTTGATGTTCAGCGAATTGCTCGTGGGGCTATTCGCCGAAGAAGCCCAGATGCAGATACGGGAGGGTCAGACGAAAAGCTACGTCGAAGACATCCGCGAGATTGAACTGGTCGTCGTCGACAAGTCGGGCGAAGAGACCGACCGCGTCGTCGCCATCCCCGAGTCGAAAATCCGACCGGGAGCCACGATCAGCCATCCGGAGTTGCCTTACGACATTCTGGTCGACCGGCTCCTTCCCAACAGCCGGCTTCGAAAAGCGGCCTCCGTCGATGCCGAGAATCCCGCGACGACAGGTGAGGGGACCGATTGGATTGCCATCGAAACTCGGATGGGAACCGGGGTCGACACCGACTCGAAAGCCGATGTCGCGTCGGGTTACGTCACGCTGCTCGAAAAAAATTCCGGCGAGCCGGTTGAGACGCATCTCGTCTCCGCATGGCTCGCTGATAACGAAGCCGACACGTTCGAAGTCGGCGACACGACCTACGCGATCGATCTTCGCTTTCGCCGGGGCTATCGACCGTTCACGGTCACGCTAAACGACGTCAAAAAAGAAGATTACGTCGGCACATCGACGCCGCGGAATTACGAATCGGTCATCCATTTGGTCGACCCCGATGCGGGCACCGATCGTGAGATTCGCGTCTGGATGAACAACCCGCTGCGATACGGCGGCGAAACGTTTTATCAGAGCGGTTACTTTCAGGACCCGAGTACCGGCATCGAATATACGACGTTGCAGGTCACGAAGAACGAAGGCTGGATGCTGCCTTACGTGTCGTGCGTGGTGGTCGGCTTCGGCATGATCGCCCACTTCGTGATCTCACTGCTGCGGTTCATGGGCAAACGCGTTCGCGATGTGAACGTGACGATGGCCGCTCAATTGAGAAACGATGAACCGTCCGACGTTCCGGAGTCCGATCCCGCCGCGATTCGCATCGCAGGATGGGCGCTTCCCGCGTTGATCGTGATAGTCTTGGGAGGGTATGCGCTCTCAAAAATGGCCCCGCCCTCCGCAGTAGATGATGGGTACGACCTGTACCGCTTCGGTCAGATTCCGGTCATCTATCAGGGTCGACCCAAGCCGATCGACACGCTCGCCCGCAACTCGCTGCGGCAAGTGATCGGCAACTATGAGACCTACAATGTGCCGCTCGCGGGCGACGAATACCGAACCGAACCGGCGATCCAATGGCTGCTCGACCTGATCGCCAATCCGACCAAGGCTGCCGAGCACCGCGTCTTCCGCATCGACAATCTCGAATTGCTCGACACCCTCGGGCTGAAGATGCGCAAGGGCCTGCGGTATTCGCTGAGCGAGTTTCAGGATGCCATCTTCCCCCCACCGAACGAAGACGGCACACCCTCCGGGCCGAGTGATTTCTTTAAGGAAGCTCAATCGGCAAATGAGCAGAAGGAGAATGATGCCTCCGGGCTCACCGTCTATCAGCGCAAGGTTCTCGACCTGGCGAGAAAGATTTCTTACGTCGGAATGCTTCGCGGCTCGTTCGAACCTCAGACCGACCTGCTGACGCGATCGATACAAATGGGGCAGGGTGTCGACGGCTTCGAAACCCTGCATGAGCAATTCAAAACCGACCGGCAACCGCCGCTGTCGGCAGTCGTCACAAGTACGCGCGAGGCCGAAGAACAGGAAGACGGCAAGACGATTGTTGTCGAAAAAATCGACAAAGAGTGGGAGACATTGGGTTACGCCGAGGTGAAGGCGCTGCTCGCCGACTTCCGCGCACAACAGACCGGAGAGCAAAGCCCGCCGGCGCACCCGACGGTCACGGGGTGGAGAAAAGTCGTCGGTGCTTACATCGACGAGAACCCTGACAAGTTCAACGCCGCGGTCGACGAATTGCTCGCAGCGAGCGAAACCCTCCCGCCGGAGACGACGCGGAAGAAACTCGGCTTCGAAGCCTACTTCAATCACGCCGCACCATTCTTCAACTGCTTCGTCCTCTACCTGATGGCGTTCGGCCTGACGCTCGTCGGCTGGTTGTTCTCAGCGTTCCGGGCCGGTCGGCCGATTCAGGCATCGGCGTTCTGGCTGATCGCCTTCACGATGTGCGTCCACTCACTCGCCCTGATCGGGCGGATGTATATTTCGGGACGCCCGCCGGTGACCAACCTTTACAGCTCGGCCGTCTTCATCGGCTGGGGTGCCGTGCTGATGGGGTTAATTTGCGAACGGCTCTTCGGCATGGGCTTCGGCAACGCGGTTGCCGCGTCGGCCGGGGCGGCCACGCTGTTGATCGCCCAATCCCTCGCCGGAGACGGCGACACCTTTACGGTGTTGCAGGCCGTGCTCGATACGCAGTTCTGGCTCGCAACGCACGTCGTGTGCATCTCGACCGGTTACATCGCCACCTATGTGGCGGGACTGTTCGGCGTGTTCTACATCTTGACCGGAATATTGACCCCGATGCTCCATCGCCCAGCGGGGACACAGACCACCAAGACGATCGGCCAGACCCTCGCGTCGATGATCTACGGGATCACGTGTGCTGCGATCTTCTTCAGCTTTGTCGGCACGGTCCTAGGCGGATTATGGGCCGATGACTCGTGGGGCCGGTTCTGGGGTTGGGACCCGAAAGAGAACGGGGCCCTCATGATCGTGCTCTGGAACGCGCTTGTGCTGCACGCCCGTTGGGATCGCGTCATCACCGATCGGGGCCTCGCGATGCTCGCGATCGCAGGCAATATCGTCGTCAGTTGGAGTTGGTACGGCGTCAACGAGCTCGGCGTCGGCCTGCACTCGTACGGCTTCACCGAAGGCGTGATGTTGGCCTTGGGAATCTTCGCCGCAAGCCAGTTGCTGCTGATTTCGTTCGGCTTTTTGCCGAAATCGACTTGGTGGAGCGACCGGGCCGCCAAAATGAAATGA
- a CDS encoding 50S ribosomal protein bL37, giving the protein MAKTQRKLKKANHGKRPASAQARRSKRAKIKT; this is encoded by the coding sequence ATGGCCAAGACCCAACGCAAACTGAAAAAAGCCAACCACGGCAAACGCCCCGCCAGCGCCCAAGCCCGCCGCTCGAAGCGGGCGAAGATCAAAACGTAG
- a CDS encoding DUF1570 domain-containing protein, with translation MPNQSRPRWSILTLWVAFCFSLSATTALAKEPRPLTEVVFKAGGKEIAESGRVIVEAADGGILLEAVDGQLWNVTPKAMVSRTHLDQPFQPISADDFAGKLQEEFGEEFSVSKTKHYVIASSAAPEFTDWCETTLERFLNVFTRYWDRDPLELHEPEFPLAAIIFSDQAAFAQYARADIGDAAATTIGYYSIRSNRIVFSDLSARFRGRQVKSRAEMNRLLSASSANVATVIHEATHQIAFNCGVHIRYADNPMWMTEGFAMFCETPDLRSTSGWRTIGDVNRARLPALRGASLDIDRLISSDDPLRDASTARTAYAESWALTYFLAKARRGKYREYLEAIGSKPRLIWDDAETRRAEFEAHFGDVDELQDAFRRYLSRLR, from the coding sequence ATGCCGAACCAATCCCGCCCTCGGTGGTCGATTCTGACGTTGTGGGTGGCGTTCTGTTTCAGTCTCAGCGCGACAACGGCACTGGCTAAAGAACCTCGACCGCTGACCGAAGTCGTCTTCAAGGCGGGCGGAAAGGAGATCGCAGAATCGGGACGGGTGATCGTCGAAGCAGCCGATGGCGGGATTCTGCTCGAAGCCGTTGACGGCCAACTGTGGAACGTCACCCCTAAGGCGATGGTAAGCCGGACGCATCTCGATCAGCCCTTCCAACCGATTTCGGCCGATGATTTTGCCGGCAAGCTTCAAGAGGAATTTGGGGAAGAGTTCTCCGTATCCAAGACCAAGCACTACGTCATCGCCAGCAGCGCGGCACCGGAGTTCACCGACTGGTGCGAGACGACGCTCGAGCGATTCTTGAACGTGTTCACGCGATACTGGGATCGCGACCCGCTCGAATTGCACGAGCCGGAGTTTCCGCTGGCTGCGATCATATTCAGCGATCAGGCGGCGTTCGCCCAATATGCCCGCGCCGACATCGGCGACGCCGCGGCGACGACCATCGGCTACTATTCGATCCGCTCGAATCGGATCGTGTTCTCCGATTTGTCGGCCCGATTTCGGGGGCGACAAGTTAAATCGCGAGCCGAGATGAACCGGTTGCTCAGCGCGTCGTCAGCAAACGTCGCGACCGTGATCCATGAAGCAACGCATCAGATCGCGTTCAATTGCGGTGTTCACATACGGTACGCCGATAACCCGATGTGGATGACCGAGGGTTTCGCGATGTTCTGCGAAACCCCCGACCTGCGCTCGACGAGCGGGTGGCGCACGATCGGTGACGTCAATCGCGCCCGGCTGCCGGCGCTGCGCGGGGCAAGCCTCGATATCGACAGACTGATCTCTTCAGATGACCCGTTGCGTGACGCGTCGACCGCTCGCACGGCATATGCCGAAAGTTGGGCGTTGACTTACTTCCTCGCGAAGGCGCGGCGGGGCAAGTACCGCGAATATCTGGAGGCGATCGGCTCGAAACCCCGCCTGATTTGGGACGATGCCGAGACCCGCCGGGCCGAATTCGAGGCCCATTTCGGCGATGTCGACGAGCTGCAAGACGCCTTTCGCCGGTATCTGTCGCGACTCCGGTAA